From Brassica rapa cultivar Chiifu-401-42 chromosome A06, CAAS_Brap_v3.01, whole genome shotgun sequence:
GAAAACCTTACTTTTTGTAATTTGATTACTATATCTATCGGATAAAGCCCCCAATAAAGTTAAGAAGCGACAAGTATAAACCGGAGAGAGGAAGATACACCCAGACCTGTGAGTTGTACACAACCAGCTGAAAGAATAATTAACACTTAATCACCTCTTAATCCATAAACTAATAATGTATACACATAATTATAAAAGCCATCCCATTTCTGAGAAACTTCTCTCTTTGTGTATGCGACCTTCTCTTTCTCTCGTTCTTAATTCTActtttatatcacaataatgGGAAACACATCTTCATGCGCACCATTGATCACATCATCAGGAGTAGTCAAAATATTATCTCCTTTCACCGGAACGCTCGACGTTTTCTCAAAGCCCATCAAAGCTTTAGATATCGTCTCTCAAAACTCCGGTCAATTCATCACCGACTCTACACTTCTCCAAATAGGCCACCGAGTCACCGCCGTATCTCCCGACGAGTTTTTGCGGCCGAGACGACATCTCTACCTTCTCCTTCCGACAGACATGCTCTTCTCCGTCTTAACACACGAAGAACTCGCTCTCATCTCCGAGAAAGCAGCAGAGATACTCAACGAGAGCCGGTATAACCATTTGAAGAGAGTATTCCCTGTTTGTATGTTTCCAGTGTCTGGAGACAAAAGAAGAAACTCATCATCGAGTAATGAAGATGATCACCATGATCATGATGGTGTGGAAATAAGAGACACTCTTGAAGAGAAGGTACTATGCGAATTGAACTATGGATCTTGGAGACCTGGATTGGAGACGATCGTCGAGAGCTAAATGAATAAAATCTTGAAGATCGATCgttaattattttactatattattaatCTTAGACGAGTacattttgttatttatttttgtttccctagttttttttttgtccgaGTTATGAAGAAAAATTGAGGCCTAAATACATGAATATATTCACGATATACTGAATTTTAGTTGGAATCATTGGTTAATTATACATTTGAATTATAGAGATTGGCCCAATCTCTATATCAACTTTTAAGAACAAGTAGTTTAGCAGTTTCATTGAAACAAAATCAGACTCCTAACAGAAAAAATTACATAGTTTGAGATAACCTCACATGCAAGTAACTAATTTTGACTGGATATTGTTTCTTGTAGTATTAACCCGACAGCTATACTGAGTCTGGGTGTTTTTTCCATCCGATAAAAAAGATAATGGTCAACGTAGACGCTGGTTTCTGGTAAACCAGATTTTAGGTACAACTATTTTGGTacgtatatatttataaacataCATGTTAAGTTTTGAACGTTTAATTAATATAGATTTGAGAACTTAATTGGAACCATAGCAGATGCTCTGAATATAAAGATTTCGCCAGCCGATCTAATAACCAAAGAAGGAATATTATAGAAAGGACCTGCATATTTTTTTCGTCCTAGGCCAAAGTCTACACACCTACCTGAGTATAGGTATATCATAATTCATACATAAGCAAGCTTTTAGCATTAAATAATCTGTGATAAGAACACAGACAGAAAATACTGATGATTAGTGTTCAATCCAATTCAAAAATACTGATGCTAGGTTAAGGCCCATTTAAAATAAAAGCTTATCGGTTGTATCCATGTTTGGgcttctagaaaaaaaaatgaggaTGACAAAGCAACAAGAGTCACCTTAGATAGACTAGAGGAGGGGCCTCGCCTAATAGCGTGTTTGCGTCAGGAGTTTGTGGATGAGCACACActctttttagtattttttctGTCCGAAAAAGCATAAACAGACAAAAATGAGGAACCCACTTGCACAGCTTCCCCATGCGCTCATAGTGCGCGTGTCTCCTACGTCTTCCATTTTGTGTCTTCTCCCGTGTCTGTGCCGagatttttctgtttttggtcGTTAACGAGTTGACTTTTTTTAATAGCGATCTAAGTTTGATTTTTCTTGAcgaaaaaattaaacaaaaatctaGAAGAACAACAAAAACATGGCTTATCGA
This genomic window contains:
- the LOC103872592 gene encoding uncharacterized protein LOC103872592; the protein is MGNTSSCAPLITSSGVVKILSPFTGTLDVFSKPIKALDIVSQNSGQFITDSTLLQIGHRVTAVSPDEFLRPRRHLYLLLPTDMLFSVLTHEELALISEKAAEILNESRYNHLKRVFPVCMFPVSGDKRRNSSSSNEDDHHDHDGVEIRDTLEEKVLCELNYGSWRPGLETIVES